The following coding sequences lie in one Pseudomonas svalbardensis genomic window:
- a CDS encoding DUF1302 family protein, which yields MQGSHISRTTWAVLACMAAQPALAELTVEDFKPDYADAEVGVATALRLHGDDQVTQKAMYFKANLEDNWDGGYYKAKGRVRYDARYDGNNPYSERARDKYRFDADWRHLYWGQSVGDGEVTLGWQQVVWGRADELRVLDQINPLDYRDGLTPLLEDSRIAVPMVRFAQPVGEWELEALWVTDFVKNQPPVAGSEFDAPLFAVPDPQYFLLDSKPGYDGDKGFSYGLSANGRIGSVDTSFVALNARQQDPVYAVEGLADDGRTRLERQFPRYTMGGAGLAIDAGHSIVVRSEIAWFDNWRVTNPTRAYGADSTSMVKSLLGVDYLLRDWLISLQWQEQQLLDWQDGMLQDKRDHLFTLSAEGTHWQDRLKSRLVVAASPPFKDDALLQGIFTYKPVDWIKLGLEVDVFFGKPDKPFGEYDKRDQVRLSAGYLF from the coding sequence ATGCAGGGATCACACATCAGCCGCACCACGTGGGCGGTATTGGCCTGCATGGCCGCGCAGCCGGCGTTGGCTGAATTGACGGTCGAGGACTTCAAACCGGATTACGCCGACGCCGAAGTCGGCGTGGCCACCGCGTTGCGCTTGCACGGCGACGATCAGGTAACCCAGAAGGCGATGTATTTCAAGGCCAACCTGGAAGACAACTGGGACGGCGGTTACTACAAGGCCAAGGGCCGGGTGCGTTACGACGCCCGCTACGACGGCAACAATCCGTACAGCGAACGGGCGCGAGACAAATACCGCTTCGACGCCGACTGGCGGCATTTGTACTGGGGCCAGTCGGTGGGCGACGGCGAGGTGACTCTCGGCTGGCAGCAAGTGGTCTGGGGCCGTGCCGATGAGTTGCGGGTGCTCGATCAGATCAACCCGCTGGACTATCGCGATGGCCTGACTCCGCTGCTGGAAGACAGCCGGATCGCGGTGCCCATGGTGCGATTTGCGCAACCCGTGGGCGAGTGGGAACTGGAGGCGCTGTGGGTCACCGATTTTGTCAAAAACCAGCCTCCGGTGGCGGGCAGCGAGTTCGACGCGCCGTTGTTTGCCGTGCCGGATCCACAGTATTTCCTGCTGGATTCCAAGCCCGGCTACGACGGTGACAAGGGCTTTTCCTATGGCTTGAGCGCCAACGGCCGGATCGGTTCGGTGGACACCAGTTTCGTCGCACTGAACGCCCGTCAACAGGACCCGGTGTACGCCGTCGAAGGCCTGGCCGATGACGGCCGCACGCGACTGGAGCGCCAGTTTCCCCGTTACACCATGGGTGGCGCGGGGCTGGCGATCGACGCCGGTCACAGCATCGTGGTGCGCAGCGAAATTGCCTGGTTCGACAACTGGCGGGTGACCAATCCGACCCGTGCCTACGGCGCCGACAGTACCTCGATGGTCAAGTCGTTGCTGGGTGTCGATTACCTGCTGCGCGACTGGCTGATTTCCCTGCAATGGCAGGAGCAGCAACTGCTCGATTGGCAGGACGGCATGTTGCAAGACAAGCGCGACCACTTGTTCACCCTGTCGGCCGAGGGCACCCATTGGCAGGACCGACTCAAGAGCCGGCTGGTGGTCGCTGCCTCGCCACCGTTCAAGGACGATGCGCTGTTGCAAGGCATCTTCACCTACAAACCGGTGGACTGGATCAAGCTCGGGCTGGAAGTGGATGTGTTCTTCGGCAAGCCCGACAAACCTTTCGGCGAGTACGACAAGCGCGATCAAGTGCGTCTGTCCGCCGGTTACCTGTTTTAA
- a CDS encoding outer membrane lipoprotein-sorting protein, translating into MLPLFKSLTTAALILSGACATAANGKNADEIIRQVRDRNDGTSFMSQVSLILHDKKGNTRVREFTYLQKDYPDSDKFSMYFSAPTDVRDVAFHIENPHETLGQEDSQWMYLPVSRQTRRISTTDKRGSFMGSEYSYADLDKIRVKDYTQTLVGEEQVKGRDCYVIEREPASPEVLAKTGYNKLKVWIDKQNFLVMRQDFFDVKGVLVKQMRTQKVDTIDSIDSIVLSETEHFIDGTRSEMRFNHLQYNVQLEDRLFTQTAIKRGLKTGDVPDFAVSAR; encoded by the coding sequence ATGTTGCCGCTATTCAAAAGTCTGACCACTGCCGCACTGATCCTGAGCGGTGCTTGCGCCACCGCTGCCAATGGCAAGAATGCCGATGAAATCATCCGCCAGGTGCGTGATCGCAATGACGGTACAAGCTTCATGTCCCAGGTGTCGTTGATCCTTCACGACAAGAAGGGCAATACCCGCGTTCGCGAGTTCACCTATCTGCAAAAGGATTACCCCGACAGCGACAAATTCAGCATGTATTTCTCCGCCCCCACTGATGTGCGCGACGTGGCTTTCCACATTGAAAACCCCCACGAAACCCTGGGCCAGGAAGACAGCCAGTGGATGTACTTGCCGGTCAGCCGCCAGACGCGGCGGATCTCCACCACCGACAAACGCGGCTCGTTCATGGGCAGCGAGTACTCCTACGCCGATCTGGACAAGATCCGGGTCAAGGATTACACCCAGACGCTGGTTGGCGAAGAGCAGGTCAAGGGCCGCGACTGCTACGTGATCGAGCGTGAACCGGCGTCGCCCGAGGTGCTGGCCAAGACCGGCTACAACAAACTGAAGGTGTGGATCGACAAGCAGAATTTCCTGGTCATGCGTCAGGACTTCTTCGACGTCAAAGGCGTGCTGGTCAAGCAGATGCGCACGCAGAAAGTCGACACCATCGACTCGATCGACAGCATCGTGTTGAGCGAAACCGAACACTTCATCGACGGCACGCGCTCAGAGATGCGCTTCAACCACCTGCAATACAACGTGCAGCTGGAAGACCGTTTGTTCACCCAGACCGCCATCAAGCGCGGGCTGAAAACCGGCGACGTGCCGGACTTTGCCGTGTCTGCGCGCTAA